In Mytilus trossulus isolate FHL-02 chromosome 14, PNRI_Mtr1.1.1.hap1, whole genome shotgun sequence, a genomic segment contains:
- the LOC134696868 gene encoding uncharacterized protein LOC134696868 — translation MAGNTMAATRMATTFPCNNCAGQGKNKIAVGWCDKCMKFLCTPCKKRHQKLKFSSNHSFMPVEDYHIFSLRKERPIMFCRTHPSKVISMYCRFHNHTICDLCKKDITHFNCKTLDINSDGTGARNSFAINDLNQRLRESSLTFGKILKNRNKNLKALDRQKETIVNQVQSFRENMRKAIEILIKKLLEDVDIDMTDYKTRLQTQIDDLKEKRKAIASHLEMIEELQLVGSNAETVNFIQDCAHIQTRHERYLLSLPESVKDLKLDLSIKESFQKLLNAEKLGGIRLTETEVEIDVPKNTDRTQIPYSAHQLGFDPHLCSPVHVDIDILTVRENEYNNYRNRTLSPITPKQTIKNRLENTVSFERKALVPTFYLSSDFVVPTEEKNDVMITGVLILDDGNLLLADGKNKRLLNCTEEGSVLDVYPLKDEPFDFTLVDSNRVFVTLPFKKYFQVVYPKEKEKRKIVELTYGCFGITKMNKLLVVACKTEGLLVIDHRGQILNTIITPVSYRNYVHSAGNKIYFTNDDDSSFICFDSSGDIIYKFKYNGSIFKGITSLPEGKVLVINYGSSPHVLEISTDGSKFLIDEPAFECLSLPYAINYNRTLRKLIISSECGKRIFVYRQ, via the exons ATGGCAGGCAACACCATGGCAG CGACGAGAATGGCTACGACTTTCCCTTGTAATAACTGTGCCGGACAGGGAAAGAATAAAATAGCTGTCGGCTGGTGTGACAAGTGTATGAAGTTCCTGTGTACTCCTTGTAAAAAGCGGCatcagaaattaaaattttcctcAAATCATAGCTTCATGCCAGTTGAAGATTACCACATCTTTTCTCTCAGAAAGGAGCGCCCAATAATGTTTTGCCGAACACATCCTTCCAAAGTTATATCGATGTATTGTCGGTTTCACAATCATACTATCTGTGATCTATGCAAAAAAGACATAACTCATTTCAACTGTAAGACACTCGACATAAACTCAGACGGAACAGGTGCCCGGAACTCGTTTGCTATAAATGATCTCAATCAGAGGCTGAGAGAGTCTAGTCTTACATTCGgtaaaattcttaaaaatagaaataagaatTTGAAGGCGCTAGATAGACAGAAAGAAacaattgttaatcaagtaCAATCATTTCGTGAGAATATGAGGAAAGCCATAGAAATATTGATCAAGAAGCTCTTGGAAGATGTTGATATAGACATGACTGACTACAAGACAAGACTTCAAACTCAAATCGACGATcttaaagaaaagagaaaagcAATTGCTTCACATCTTGAAATGATTGAGGAATTACAGCTGGTCGGTTCGAATGCAGAAACAGTAAACTTCATTCAAGACTGTGCCCATATACAAACCCGACATGAGAGATATCTGCTTAGCCTACCCGAAAGTGTTAAAGATTTGAAACTCGACTTGTCCATTAAAGAAAGCTTCCAGAAACTCCTCAATGCTGAAAAGCTTGGTGGAATTCGATTGACAGAAACGGAGGTTGAAATAGATGTCCCAAAGAATACGGATCGAACTCAAATTCCGTATTCGGCTCATCAGTTAGGCTTTGATCCGCATTTATGTAGCCCTGTTCATGTTGATATAGATATCCTAACTGTGAGAGAAAACGAGTATAATAATTATAGAAATAGAACATTGTCACCGATAACACCAAAACAGACGATCAAGAATCGCCTGGAGAACACCGTCAGTTTCGAGCGGAAAGCTTTAGTTCCAACGTTTTACCTGTCTTCAGATTTTGTTGTACCAACTGAAGAGAAGAATGACGTGATGATAACAGGGGTACTCATTCTAGATGACGGTAACCTCCTTCTGGCAGACGGCAAGAATAAACGTCTACTCAATTGTACAGAAGAAGGTTCCGTCTTAGATGTATATCCCCTAAAAGATGAACCGTTTGACTTTACTTTGGTTGATTCTAATAGGGTTTTTGTCACACtgccttttaaaaaatattttcaagttgTCTATccgaaagaaaaagaaaagcgAAAAATAGTAGAACTAACGTATGGGTGTTTTGGAATAACTAAAATGAACAAGCTTTTAGTAGTGGCGTGTAAAACGGAAGGGTTATTAGTAATAGATCATCGTGgtcaaatattaaatacaattattacACCAGTTAGTTACCGTAACTATGTTCATTCAGCTGGGAATAAAATCTATTTTACCAATGACGATGACAGTTCCTTCATTTGCTTCGATAGTTCTGGAGATATTATTTACAAGTTTAAGTATAACGGATCTATATTTAAAGGGATCACGTCTTTACCAGAGGGGAAAGTTCTAGTGATCAATTACGGGTCATCGCCTCATGTTTTGGAAATTTCGACCGATGGAAGCAAGTTTTTGATCGATGAACCAGCTTTTGAATGTTTATCTCTACCGTATGCGATCAATTACAATAGAACATTAAGAAAACTTATTATATCGAGCGAATGTGGGAAAAGGATATTTGTTTATAGACAGTAA
- the LOC134696035 gene encoding uncharacterized protein LOC134696035 encodes MIKFGFFCMLVIFVISYTDASCQFKDSLQGKWNGGYDGETRKNIIFNFDRDTLRDFTLNMPTLSHTDFTCVESFQKGDTTIYTLQNVETPQPIFGIQIDIYFCLAVKGEEYSIQTGFNPILKDKVYGVKAGKSVTVDDVCNQNGNEMNEMIRITDQMRESKDITRLFDALETELEDLP; translated from the exons ATGATTAAGTTTGGATTCTTTTGCATgcttgtaatttttgtaattaGTTATACAG atgCATCCTGTCAATTCAAAGATTCCCTCCAGGGTAAATGGAATGGCGGTTATGATGGAGAGACCaggaaaaatattattttcaattttgatagagATACACTGAGGGATTTTACATTAAACATGCCAACACTGTCACATACAGATTTTACTTGTGTCGAAAGTTTCCAGAAAGGAGATACAACGATTTATACCTTACAAAATGTGGA GACTCCACAACCTATTTTTGGGATACAAATCgacatttatttttgtctggCTGTGAAAGGCGAAGAGTATTCCATACAGACAG GTTTTAACCCTATCCTAAAGGATAAAGTATATGGCGTAAAGGCAGGCAAATCTGTTACTGTAGATGATGTTTGTAACCAGAATGGAAATGAAATGAACGAAATGATACGAATAACTGATCAAATGAGAGAAAGTAAAGACATAACAAG ACTGTTCGATGCACTAGAAACGGAACTTGAAGACCTACCTTGA
- the LOC134697466 gene encoding toll-like receptor 4 — protein sequence MFKEILLPLSNLQKIILAGCGITAIPEMLFTPFKKIWSINLSQNKIFQWKNLFLNVTSLTMLELSVNSIAVINQTSFPREVLYSLKILNLGFNPFSCTCDQLWFLNWTKHFMKKVVHFKNYKCKHPPDLAGKLLYDYHPTVEICSPWNPMNTIIIGIAGSGMIIVLIIVLVVRCQSNIKNYMYLFRVTYNKRRGYITLDDDEDFEYNAFVVYCEADSDWVHTKFIQRVENEEGLKLCIHHRDFEIGQPIIGNINKFVEKSRKVVVIMSNDFAKSEWCQWEVDVVQEKRRRLGRDVFLLIMLKNIDSSHMTSHLRALLASGHHVKYSSGVGEDLFWRAVVEGLKKPLGYPPIALL from the coding sequence ATGTTCAAAGAAATACTTCTTCCATTGTCCAATCTTCAGAAAATTATACTTGCAGGATGTGGAATTACCGCCATTCCAGAAATGCTGTTTACACCATTCAAAAAGATATGGTCTATAAATCTTAGtcagaacaaaatatttcagtGGAAAAACTTATTCCTTAATGTTACATCGTTAACTATGCTGGAATTGAGCGTGAATTCGATTGCAGTCATAAATCAGACTTCCTTTCCCCGGGAAGTATTGTATTCCTTAAAGATACTTAACTTAGGCTTTAACCCTTTCTCTTGTACATGTGATCAGCTTTGGTTTCTGAATTGGACGAAACATTTCATGAAGAAAGTTGTACACTTCAAGAATTATAAATGCAAACATCCACCAGATTTAGCTGGAAAGCTGTTGTATGATTATCACCCAACAGTGGAAATATGTTCTCCCTGGAATCCAATGAATACAATTATAATTGGTATTGCAGGAAGCGGAATGATAATTGTGTTAATAATTGTGTTAGTTGTACGATGCCAATCAAATATTAAGAATTATATGTACCTTTTCCGTGTGACGTACAACAAAAGACGAGGATATATAACCTTGGATGACGACGAAGATTTTGAATACAATGCATTTGTTGTGTACTGTGAAGCAGACAGCGATTGGGTTCATACAAAATTCATACAAAGAGTTGAAAATGAAGAGGGATTGAAACTATGTATTCATCATCGTGATTTTGAAATCGGACAACCAATTATCGGCAATATTAATAAGTTTGTGGAGAAATCCCGAAAAGTTGTCGTGATAATGTCAAATGATTTTGCCAAAAGTGAATGGTGTCAGTGGGAGGTTGATGTCGTACAGGAAAAACGTAGACGACTGGGAAGAGATGTGTTTCTTCTCATTATGTTGAAGAATATTGACTCCAGTCATATGACAAGTCATCTCCGAGCTCTACTGGCCAGTGGTCATCATGTTAAATATTCAAGTGGTGTAGGAGAGGATTTGTTTTGGAGAGCTGTTGTAGAAGGTCTTAAAAAACCTTTAGGATATCCACCTATTGCGCTGTTGTAA